A window of Sandaracinaceae bacterium contains these coding sequences:
- a CDS encoding cysteine desulfurase family protein yields the protein MTDPIYLDHNATTPLHAEVRAAMIEAMDAWGNPSSGHVYGQRARAELERARGEVAALLGAQPDEIVFTSGGTEANNLALHGVLRARRGALVISAVEHPATRAPAERLRDEGREVRVLPIDADGRTRLTSLDAAALVSVMHANNETGVLQPIAELAAAAHAAGALMHSDAAQSVGKVPVDVEALGVDLLSVAAHKLYGPKGVGALFVRRGVTLAPFTVGAGHERGLRPGTENVVGAAGLGAACRVARADLAREAERVAGLRDALVSRLRAGVPDLAVHGERVPRLPNTASVRFPGVSGASLLASVPGLAASAGSACHEGDETPSAVITAMGVDPRAALGTVRLSLGRGTTPEAVQDAARMLIAAWRRASAG from the coding sequence GTGACTGACCCGATCTACCTGGATCACAACGCCACAACCCCGCTCCACGCGGAGGTCCGCGCGGCGATGATCGAGGCGATGGACGCGTGGGGGAACCCCTCGAGCGGGCACGTCTACGGCCAGCGCGCCCGCGCCGAGCTCGAGCGCGCGCGGGGCGAGGTCGCGGCGCTCCTCGGCGCGCAACCCGACGAGATCGTCTTCACCTCCGGCGGCACCGAGGCGAACAACCTCGCCCTGCACGGCGTGCTCCGCGCGCGCCGCGGCGCCCTTGTGATCTCCGCCGTCGAGCACCCCGCCACGCGCGCCCCCGCCGAGCGGCTCCGCGACGAGGGCCGGGAAGTTCGCGTGCTCCCCATCGACGCGGACGGCCGAACGCGCCTCACCTCGCTCGACGCCGCCGCGCTCGTCAGCGTCATGCACGCCAACAACGAGACCGGCGTGCTCCAGCCGATCGCCGAGCTCGCGGCGGCGGCGCACGCGGCGGGCGCCCTGATGCACAGCGACGCCGCGCAGTCGGTGGGCAAGGTCCCGGTCGACGTGGAGGCCCTCGGCGTCGACCTGCTCTCGGTCGCCGCCCACAAGCTCTACGGCCCGAAGGGGGTCGGCGCGCTCTTCGTGCGCCGCGGCGTGACGCTCGCCCCCTTCACCGTCGGCGCCGGTCACGAGCGCGGCCTCCGGCCCGGGACGGAGAACGTCGTCGGCGCGGCCGGGCTCGGCGCGGCGTGTCGCGTCGCGCGCGCCGACCTCGCGCGAGAGGCCGAGCGCGTGGCCGGCCTCCGAGACGCGCTCGTCTCACGCCTCCGCGCCGGCGTCCCGGACCTCGCGGTGCACGGAGAGCGCGTGCCCCGCCTCCCCAACACCGCGAGCGTGCGATTCCCCGGCGTCTCGGGCGCGTCGCTCCTCGCCAGCGTGCCCGGCCTCGCCGCCTCCGCCGGCTCCGCCTGCCACGAGGGAGACGAGACCCCCTCGGCCGTCATCACCGCCATGGGCGTCGACCCACGCGCCGCCCTCGGCACCGTCCGCCTCTCCCTCGGACGCGGGACCACGCCCGAGGCCGTCCAGGACGCGGCCCGAATGCTCATCGCCGCCTGGCGCCGAGCGAGCGCGGGGTGA
- a CDS encoding MFS transporter translates to MSERPALGLRENLAQFSLLVLVNAFVGAMVGMERSILPSIAEEEFLLAARTAVLSFIVVFGVTKALTNYFAGRLSDAYGRKIVLIAGWLVALPVPWLLMWAPTWSWVLFANALLGISQGLTWSTTVIMKIDLAGPKNRGLAMGLNEFAGYFAVAGAALATGYIASHWSLRPEPFYLGVGCALIGLALSATLVRETRGHVDTEASLAGGVPPEGLPSQRQVFFRTSLFDPDLSSVSQAGLVNNLNDGMAWGLFPLFFAAADMSLAQIGWLAAIYPGVWGIGQLFTGALSDRVGRKGLIVLGMWTQAIGIVVITLSDGFWGFAAGAALLGAGTAMVYPTLLAAIGDVAHPAWRASSVGVYRLWRDLGYAFGALVAGVIADSLGLHASLWAIAALTFASGVVVAIRMRETHRRD, encoded by the coding sequence GTGAGCGAGAGGCCCGCGCTCGGCCTGCGGGAGAACCTCGCGCAGTTCTCGCTGCTCGTGCTCGTCAACGCCTTCGTCGGCGCGATGGTGGGCATGGAGCGGAGCATCCTGCCGTCGATCGCGGAGGAGGAGTTCCTGCTCGCGGCGCGGACCGCGGTGCTCTCGTTCATCGTCGTCTTCGGCGTCACCAAGGCGCTGACGAACTACTTCGCGGGCCGGCTCTCCGACGCGTACGGCCGCAAGATCGTGCTCATCGCCGGCTGGCTCGTCGCGCTCCCCGTGCCGTGGCTGCTCATGTGGGCCCCGACCTGGAGCTGGGTGCTCTTCGCCAACGCCCTGCTCGGGATCAGCCAGGGCCTGACGTGGTCGACGACGGTGATCATGAAGATCGACCTCGCGGGCCCCAAGAACCGCGGCCTCGCGATGGGCCTCAACGAGTTCGCCGGCTACTTCGCGGTCGCGGGCGCCGCGCTCGCGACCGGGTACATCGCGAGTCACTGGAGCCTCCGGCCCGAGCCCTTCTATCTCGGCGTCGGCTGCGCGCTCATCGGGCTCGCGCTCTCGGCGACGCTGGTGCGGGAGACGCGCGGGCACGTGGACACGGAGGCCTCGCTCGCAGGCGGCGTGCCCCCCGAGGGGCTGCCGTCGCAGCGTCAGGTCTTCTTCCGGACCTCACTGTTCGACCCGGACCTCTCCTCGGTGAGCCAGGCGGGCCTGGTCAACAACCTCAACGACGGCATGGCGTGGGGGCTGTTCCCGCTCTTCTTCGCCGCGGCCGACATGAGCCTCGCGCAGATCGGCTGGCTCGCGGCGATCTACCCGGGCGTCTGGGGCATCGGGCAGCTGTTCACGGGCGCGCTCTCGGACCGCGTCGGGCGCAAGGGCCTCATCGTGCTCGGCATGTGGACCCAGGCCATCGGCATCGTGGTGATCACCCTGTCGGACGGCTTCTGGGGCTTCGCGGCCGGCGCCGCGCTCCTCGGGGCGGGCACGGCGATGGTCTACCCGACGTTGCTCGCGGCGATCGGCGACGTCGCGCACCCCGCGTGGCGCGCCTCGTCCGTCGGCGTCTATCGGCTCTGGCGCGACCTCGGCTACGCGTTCGGCGCGCTCGTCGCGGGTGTGATCGCCGACTCGCTCGGCCTCCACGCGTCGCTCTGGGCCATCGCCGCGCTGACCTTCGCCTCGGGCGTGGTCGTGGCGATCCGGATGCGCGAGACTCACCGCCGTGACTGA
- a CDS encoding metalloregulator ArsR/SmtB family transcription factor: MNNRADTGGHKPLFFGAFARVGKALGHPTRLELLDLLAQAPRTVDALAHACGASVASTSQHLQTLWRAGLVTREKLGLHVRYQLASDDVVELYASLRRVAARHLAEVEQATRRFLDDGTDEPIDAAALHARMRDGSTVVIDVRPLEEFEAAHLPGALSVPLGALEARLAKLPKRKEIVAYCRGPYCVLAVEAVRRLRASGRRARRLEDGVREWTARGLPVEGAQVSA; encoded by the coding sequence TTGAACAACAGAGCAGACACCGGCGGACACAAACCGCTCTTCTTCGGCGCCTTCGCGCGCGTGGGCAAGGCGCTGGGTCACCCCACCCGCCTCGAGCTGCTCGATCTTCTCGCGCAGGCTCCGCGCACCGTCGACGCGCTGGCCCACGCGTGCGGCGCGAGCGTCGCGAGCACGTCGCAGCATCTGCAGACCCTCTGGCGCGCGGGGCTGGTGACGCGCGAGAAGCTGGGGCTCCACGTCCGCTATCAGCTCGCGTCGGACGACGTGGTGGAGCTCTACGCGTCGCTGCGGCGCGTGGCGGCGCGTCACCTGGCCGAGGTGGAGCAGGCGACGCGGCGCTTCCTCGACGACGGGACCGACGAGCCCATCGACGCGGCCGCCCTGCACGCGCGCATGCGGGACGGATCCACCGTGGTCATCGACGTGCGCCCGCTCGAGGAGTTCGAGGCGGCGCATCTGCCGGGGGCGCTCAGCGTTCCGCTCGGAGCGCTCGAGGCGCGGCTCGCGAAGCTGCCGAAGCGCAAGGAGATCGTCGCCTACTGCCGCGGGCCCTACTGCGTGCTCGCGGTCGAGGCGGTGCGCCGGCTGCGCGCGTCGGGTCGCAGAGCGCGGCGCCTCGAGGACGGCGTGCGCGAGTGGACGGCGCGGGGGCTGCCCGTCGAAGGCGCCCAGGTGAGCGCGTGA
- a CDS encoding class I SAM-dependent methyltransferase: protein MAADARFWDDIAEKYAAKPVENVPAYHRKLEITKARLRRDQTLLDVGCGTGSLALELAPHVEHVHAVDISGEMIRIARQRADAANARNVTFHQTSLAALPPFEPGGFDGVCAYNILHLVDDRAGKLKALYELLAPGGFLISSTVCLGDSYKPYGLILTVMRWLGRAPKVHIVRGEALMAEMREAGFVDVAAHEIDAAEITSFVVARKPLEVESIREA, encoded by the coding sequence ATGGCCGCTGACGCACGATTCTGGGACGACATCGCGGAGAAGTACGCCGCCAAGCCGGTGGAGAACGTGCCCGCGTACCACCGCAAGCTCGAGATCACGAAGGCGCGGCTGCGTCGCGACCAGACCCTCCTCGACGTCGGGTGCGGCACCGGGTCGCTCGCGCTCGAGCTCGCGCCGCACGTCGAGCACGTGCACGCGGTCGACATCTCGGGCGAGATGATCCGCATCGCGCGGCAGAGGGCTGACGCGGCGAACGCGCGGAACGTCACGTTCCACCAGACCTCGCTCGCCGCGCTCCCGCCCTTCGAGCCGGGGGGCTTCGACGGGGTCTGCGCCTACAACATCCTGCACCTGGTGGACGACCGCGCCGGCAAGCTGAAGGCGCTCTACGAGCTGCTCGCGCCGGGCGGCTTCTTGATCTCGTCCACCGTGTGCCTCGGCGACTCCTACAAGCCCTACGGCCTGATCCTCACCGTGATGCGGTGGCTCGGCCGCGCCCCCAAAGTGCACATCGTCCGCGGCGAGGCGCTCATGGCCGAGATGCGTGAAGCGGGCTTCGTCGACGTCGCCGCGCACGAGATCGACGCGGCCGAGATCACCTCGTTCGTCGTCGCCCGCAAGCCGCTCGAGGTCGAGTCGATCAGGGAAGCGTGA
- a CDS encoding Ig-like domain-containing protein produces MRTSSCAVLASVLLLAGCDGGPSDAVDGGEDATFTVVSTSPEDGAADVAVEASIRVTFSAPCEPSTVTAESFTLSLDGALVDAAVSVDGDTATLTPSAPLLDSATYTAAVEASVADVDGRALAAQHTWQFSTAAPDRAPRLSMDALTYAGAFRLRNGMFGVSRLDYAVGTLAFNPENRSLFVVGHAHQSAVAEFPLVEPGMQTEVAELPVTDDPIQPFVDVLSTAGNPESLDRVTGMLWVDGALLINAEQWYDAPGDNEDTTVVIGDADDLAGARGGWFELSGAARSAGYMGAIPMPWQEAFGATHYTGWSSVYSIISRYSIGPSLWSFAPGDLIAGDAAASPAVDATPHMSFPFPDRMLDERGTEYAAQGTPGPFPPASPVWNALSRGMYGFFAPGTRTFVVVGSTAGLETGIGYKAVQEDGHTCGGPCPYGVDDRYNYYWLFDVEDLLAAENAHDPRPYDYGVWEVPFAPGASHLIVGATLDAEERVLYVALGGAGQVGDYDRPPLIVTFTLP; encoded by the coding sequence TTGCGCACCTCGAGTTGCGCAGTTCTCGCCTCGGTCCTCCTGCTCGCGGGGTGCGATGGCGGCCCATCGGACGCCGTCGACGGTGGTGAGGACGCGACGTTCACGGTGGTCTCGACGTCGCCCGAGGACGGCGCGGCGGATGTGGCGGTGGAGGCCTCGATCCGGGTGACGTTCAGCGCGCCGTGCGAGCCGAGCACGGTGACGGCGGAGAGCTTCACGCTCAGCCTCGACGGAGCGCTGGTGGACGCCGCCGTCAGCGTGGACGGGGACACGGCCACGCTCACGCCGAGCGCGCCGCTGCTCGACAGCGCCACCTACACCGCCGCGGTCGAGGCGTCCGTGGCCGACGTGGACGGCCGAGCCCTCGCCGCGCAACACACCTGGCAGTTCTCCACCGCCGCTCCGGACCGCGCGCCGCGGCTGTCGATGGACGCGCTGACGTACGCCGGCGCCTTTCGCCTGCGCAACGGCATGTTCGGGGTCTCACGGCTCGACTACGCGGTCGGCACCCTCGCCTTCAACCCGGAGAACCGCTCCCTCTTCGTGGTCGGGCATGCCCACCAGTCCGCGGTCGCGGAGTTCCCGCTCGTCGAGCCGGGCATGCAGACCGAGGTCGCGGAGCTGCCGGTGACCGACGACCCGATCCAGCCGTTCGTCGACGTGCTGAGCACGGCCGGCAACCCGGAGTCGCTCGACCGCGTCACGGGCATGCTGTGGGTCGATGGCGCGCTCCTGATCAACGCCGAGCAGTGGTACGACGCGCCCGGCGACAACGAGGACACCACCGTCGTCATCGGGGACGCGGACGACCTCGCGGGCGCGCGAGGCGGCTGGTTCGAGCTGAGCGGCGCAGCTCGGAGCGCGGGCTACATGGGCGCGATCCCGATGCCCTGGCAGGAGGCGTTCGGCGCGACCCACTACACGGGGTGGTCGTCGGTCTACTCGATCATCTCGCGCTACAGCATCGGGCCCTCGCTCTGGTCGTTCGCGCCGGGCGACCTCATCGCGGGAGACGCGGCGGCGAGCCCGGCCGTGGACGCGACCCCGCACATGAGCTTCCCCTTCCCGGACCGCATGCTCGACGAGCGCGGCACCGAATACGCGGCGCAGGGGACGCCGGGGCCGTTCCCGCCCGCCTCGCCGGTCTGGAACGCGCTCTCGCGCGGGATGTACGGCTTCTTCGCCCCCGGGACGCGCACCTTCGTGGTCGTGGGCTCGACGGCCGGGCTCGAGACGGGGATCGGCTACAAGGCGGTACAGGAGGACGGCCACACCTGCGGCGGCCCGTGCCCCTACGGCGTCGACGACCGCTACAACTACTACTGGCTCTTCGACGTCGAGGACCTCCTCGCGGCCGAGAACGCACACGACCCGCGGCCGTACGACTACGGCGTGTGGGAGGTGCCCTTCGCGCCCGGCGCGTCGCACCTGATCGTCGGCGCCACCCTCGACGCCGAGGAGCGCGTCCTCTACGTCGCCCTCGGCGGCGCGGGTCAGGTCGGCGATTACGACCGACCGCCGCTCATCGTGACGTTCACGCTTCCCTGA
- a CDS encoding OmpA family protein — MSLATGCGSSAPSGGASGSGSGSGSGDESSGSEEGGGTAGGGAAAASDEFQLNDSDTADQAHGERPSEIEATRTHAAMRLFVVDPEEGPIEGIVIKLTDPDGRQFYTGETDSHGYAEVLVPVGRRYRMTYLSLGREATRANVEVPEGPNQDIRLTMRYRRRRPAPLPPAPARPDAPEAPRQEGFVLEGILFDSGAATIQAESYPRLDRVVEYMTHRPSARILVAGHTDNVGNPARNQALSEARAQAVRTYLIEHGIDGSRIEAEGFGDQLPIASNDTEEGRAQNRRIEATEL, encoded by the coding sequence TTGTCCCTCGCGACCGGCTGCGGCTCGAGCGCGCCGAGCGGCGGGGCCTCGGGCTCAGGCTCCGGCTCCGGCTCCGGTGACGAGTCATCGGGCTCCGAGGAGGGCGGCGGGACGGCTGGGGGAGGCGCGGCCGCGGCGAGCGACGAGTTCCAGCTGAACGACTCCGACACCGCCGACCAGGCGCACGGCGAGCGCCCGTCGGAGATCGAGGCGACCCGGACGCACGCGGCGATGCGGCTCTTCGTGGTCGACCCGGAGGAGGGGCCGATCGAGGGGATCGTGATCAAGCTGACCGACCCTGACGGCCGCCAGTTCTACACGGGCGAGACCGACTCGCACGGCTACGCCGAGGTGCTCGTGCCCGTGGGCCGACGCTACCGGATGACCTACCTGAGCCTCGGGCGAGAGGCCACGCGCGCGAACGTCGAGGTGCCCGAGGGGCCCAACCAGGACATCCGCCTGACGATGCGCTACCGGCGCCGGCGCCCCGCGCCGCTGCCCCCCGCGCCCGCCAGGCCCGACGCGCCCGAGGCGCCCCGCCAGGAGGGCTTCGTGCTCGAGGGGATCCTCTTCGACAGCGGCGCGGCCACCATCCAGGCCGAGTCCTACCCGCGCCTCGATCGCGTGGTGGAGTACATGACGCACCGCCCGAGCGCGCGGATCCTGGTCGCGGGGCACACCGACAACGTCGGCAACCCGGCGCGGAACCAGGCGCTCTCCGAGGCGCGGGCGCAGGCCGTCCGCACCTACTTGATCGAGCACGGCATCGACGGCAGCCGCATCGAGGCGGAGGGCTTCGGAGACCAGCTGCCCATCGCGTCGAACGACACCGAAGAGGGCCGCGCGCAGAACCGCCGCATCGAGGCCACCGAGCTCTGA
- a CDS encoding AraC family transcriptional regulator ligand-binding domain-containing protein translates to MTRAREFRVDGGWRMLLQDLGVNVADVLRRAELPQDLFARPDTTLDTAAYFRLWEAIDAEIDDPTLPVRIAEAITAEGFSPPLFAALCAPDLEVALERLSLHKRLLAPMRLDVARDDDAIHAGFRFLDAATPAPSSLVATELALLVQLGRMATRERIRPRQVTMPASARPRAELEAFFGTRVSAGEAFSVTFSLDDARRPFLTANEAMWTVFEPELRRRLSELDERASMTERVGAVLLESLPAGQVSMEEVARRLGVSKRTLQRRLRSEDSSYQRILARTRERLAKHYLAKTQLPCSEISFLLGYDEPNSFFRAFQEWTGDSPERMRQAMTVH, encoded by the coding sequence ATGACACGAGCGCGCGAGTTCAGGGTGGATGGAGGCTGGCGGATGCTGCTGCAGGACCTCGGCGTGAACGTGGCCGACGTGCTGCGGCGCGCGGAGCTGCCGCAGGATCTCTTCGCGCGCCCCGACACGACGCTGGACACCGCGGCGTACTTTCGGCTCTGGGAAGCGATCGACGCGGAGATCGACGACCCGACGCTGCCCGTGCGCATCGCGGAGGCGATCACGGCCGAGGGGTTCTCGCCGCCGCTGTTCGCGGCGCTCTGCGCGCCGGACCTCGAGGTCGCGCTCGAGCGGCTCTCGCTCCACAAGCGCCTGCTCGCGCCCATGCGACTGGACGTGGCGCGCGACGATGACGCGATCCACGCGGGGTTTCGTTTCCTCGATGCCGCCACGCCGGCGCCGTCGTCGCTCGTCGCGACGGAGCTCGCGCTCCTCGTGCAGCTCGGCCGCATGGCGACGCGCGAGCGGATCCGTCCGCGCCAGGTCACGATGCCGGCGTCGGCGCGACCGCGTGCGGAGCTCGAGGCGTTCTTCGGGACCCGGGTCAGCGCGGGCGAGGCGTTCTCGGTGACGTTCTCGCTCGACGACGCGCGGCGCCCGTTCCTCACCGCGAACGAGGCGATGTGGACGGTCTTCGAGCCGGAGCTGCGGCGGCGCCTGTCGGAGCTCGACGAGCGCGCGTCGATGACGGAACGCGTGGGAGCGGTGCTGCTGGAGTCGCTGCCGGCCGGGCAGGTCTCGATGGAGGAGGTGGCGCGACGCCTGGGCGTGAGCAAGCGGACGCTCCAGCGGCGCCTCCGGAGCGAGGACTCGAGCTACCAGCGGATCCTCGCGCGCACGCGCGAGCGCCTCGCGAAGCACTACCTGGCCAAGACGCAGCTGCCCTGCAGCGAGATCTCGTTCTTGCTCGGGTACGACGAGCCCAACTCCTTCTTCCGCGCGTTCCAGGAGTGGACGGGGGACTCGCCCGAGCGCATGCGCCAGGCGATGACGGTGCACTGA
- a CDS encoding C-type lectin domain-containing protein, with the protein MIALPFLCGWLCGCALDRSGLRAPGADADVPPDPPSVDAGRRDARVPDAAPPVDARPPPVDSGPDCVPSDEVCDAAGADEDCDGMVDEGCDCTNGASRECAPAVGCAGRQVCAAGAWGTCIAEVTPSTCNGMDDDCDGLVDEGSMCEAATGCQTHRYGGHAYLFCTGPRSFRDAETYCARFGYHLATVNDSAEDMELISELRGRTGLRQRFWIGYEDQNDDGVFRWVFGTSTYENGNTASQGECTLLDANNRDWGGEPCTNTERFICESP; encoded by the coding sequence TTGATCGCGCTCCCATTCCTGTGTGGATGGCTCTGTGGCTGCGCGCTGGATCGCTCCGGTCTCCGCGCTCCCGGCGCCGACGCCGACGTCCCACCGGACCCTCCCTCGGTCGACGCCGGCCGGCGAGACGCGCGGGTCCCGGACGCGGCGCCGCCCGTCGACGCGCGGCCGCCGCCCGTGGACTCCGGGCCCGATTGCGTGCCCAGCGACGAGGTGTGTGACGCCGCGGGCGCCGACGAAGACTGCGATGGCATGGTCGACGAGGGGTGTGATTGCACCAACGGCGCCAGCCGCGAGTGCGCTCCCGCGGTGGGCTGCGCCGGCCGACAGGTGTGCGCCGCGGGCGCCTGGGGCACGTGCATCGCGGAGGTGACCCCATCCACGTGCAACGGGATGGACGACGACTGCGACGGTCTCGTGGACGAGGGCTCCATGTGCGAGGCGGCGACCGGCTGTCAGACCCACCGCTACGGCGGCCACGCCTACCTCTTCTGCACCGGCCCGCGGAGCTTCCGGGACGCGGAGACGTACTGCGCGAGGTTCGGCTACCACCTCGCGACCGTGAACGACTCGGCCGAGGACATGGAGCTCATCAGCGAGCTGCGCGGCCGCACGGGGCTGCGCCAGCGCTTCTGGATCGGCTACGAGGACCAGAACGACGACGGCGTGTTCCGGTGGGTGTTCGGCACGTCGACCTACGAGAACGGCAACACCGCCAGCCAGGGCGAGTGCACCCTCCTCGACGCGAACAACCGCGACTGGGGCGGCGAGCCCTGCACCAACACCGAGCGCTTCATCTGCGAATCCCCCTGA
- a CDS encoding 2,3,4,5-tetrahydropyridine-2,6-dicarboxylate N-succinyltransferase translates to MSTPHESLKPLITAAFEDRALLEDETHRSAVLDTIALLDRGALRVASPGDDGEWTVHAWVKQAILLYFGVRKMETLKVGPFEFHDKIPLKKNLAEQGVRVVPPGVARYGAFLEKGVVMMPGYVNIGAWVGSGSMVDTWATVGSCAQIGRGVHLSGGVGIGGVLEPPGATPVIIEDGAFIGSRAIVVEGVRVGKQAVLGANVVLTKSTKILDVTGSEPVEHVGAVPPRSVVIPGTRPKKFAAGEYGVPCALIIGQRTESTDEKTSLESALRDFDVSV, encoded by the coding sequence ATGTCGACGCCTCACGAATCGCTGAAGCCGCTGATCACCGCCGCGTTCGAGGACCGGGCGCTGCTCGAAGACGAGACGCACCGGAGCGCGGTGCTGGACACGATCGCGCTGCTCGATCGCGGCGCGCTGCGGGTCGCCTCACCGGGCGACGACGGCGAGTGGACGGTGCACGCGTGGGTGAAGCAGGCCATCTTGCTCTACTTCGGCGTGCGAAAGATGGAGACGCTGAAGGTCGGGCCCTTCGAGTTCCACGACAAGATCCCGCTCAAGAAGAACCTCGCAGAGCAGGGGGTGCGTGTCGTGCCGCCCGGGGTCGCGCGCTACGGCGCGTTCCTGGAGAAGGGCGTCGTGATGATGCCCGGGTACGTGAACATCGGCGCGTGGGTCGGCAGCGGCAGCATGGTCGACACGTGGGCCACCGTGGGGAGCTGCGCGCAGATCGGGCGCGGGGTGCACCTCTCGGGCGGGGTCGGCATCGGCGGCGTGCTCGAGCCGCCCGGCGCCACGCCGGTCATCATCGAGGACGGCGCGTTCATCGGCAGCCGCGCGATCGTGGTCGAGGGCGTGCGGGTCGGGAAGCAGGCGGTGCTCGGTGCCAACGTGGTGCTCACCAAGTCGACGAAGATCCTCGACGTGACGGGCAGCGAGCCGGTGGAGCACGTCGGGGCGGTGCCGCCGCGCAGCGTGGTGATCCCGGGCACGCGCCCGAAGAAGTTCGCGGCGGGTGAGTACGGCGTGCCCTGCGCGCTCATCATCGGACAGCGCACGGAGAGCACGGACGAGAAGACCTCGCTCGAGAGCGCCCTCCGGGACTTCGACGTCTCGGTCTGA
- the rlmN gene encoding 23S rRNA (adenine(2503)-C(2))-methyltransferase RlmN — protein sequence MSPRPELPEPKGPIERLPEEWEALLSSWGEPKFRAKQVFGWIHGKGVCDPEQMTNLPKRLRAKLVEDGLAPPLEVASEHLSEDGTRKLLLRMHDGRTVESVLIPQGSSGAEDPIGGEEPEDGRPVTQCISSQVGCAMACVFCASGMAGLKRNMTAGEIIAQLLLGRDRVAEGDRLRNVVLMGMGEPLHNYGAVARALTLMFHADGLGFGTRRVTLSTSGLVPEIDKLGEDFGGKIQLAISLHVPDDERRSALMPINRKYPLGALMEAVRRYPLPPRRRITIEYTLVRGYNDELEDAGRLAKLLEGLRVKVNLIPMNPVPDNPLGPPSWEVVEAFHDRLWDAGVPTFIRRRKGDDIAAACGQLALAGEKKKVRVPLPTV from the coding sequence GTGTCGCCACGTCCCGAGTTGCCCGAGCCGAAGGGCCCCATCGAGCGCCTCCCCGAAGAGTGGGAGGCGTTGCTTTCGTCGTGGGGCGAGCCGAAGTTCCGCGCGAAGCAGGTCTTCGGGTGGATCCACGGCAAGGGCGTCTGCGATCCCGAGCAGATGACCAACCTCCCCAAGCGCCTGCGCGCCAAGCTGGTGGAGGACGGGCTGGCGCCGCCGCTCGAGGTCGCCTCCGAGCACCTCAGCGAGGACGGCACGCGCAAGCTCCTGCTCCGCATGCACGACGGCCGCACGGTGGAGTCGGTCTTGATCCCCCAGGGCTCGAGCGGGGCCGAGGATCCGATCGGCGGCGAGGAGCCCGAAGACGGCCGGCCGGTCACGCAGTGCATCTCCAGCCAGGTCGGCTGCGCGATGGCCTGCGTCTTCTGCGCGTCCGGCATGGCCGGCCTCAAGCGCAACATGACCGCGGGCGAGATCATCGCGCAGCTCCTGCTCGGGCGCGACCGGGTGGCGGAGGGCGACCGGCTGCGGAACGTCGTCCTGATGGGCATGGGCGAGCCGCTCCACAACTACGGCGCGGTCGCGCGCGCGCTCACGCTCATGTTCCACGCCGACGGGCTGGGCTTCGGCACGCGCCGGGTCACGCTCTCGACGAGCGGGCTCGTGCCCGAGATCGACAAGCTCGGCGAGGACTTCGGCGGCAAGATCCAGCTCGCGATCTCGCTCCACGTGCCCGACGACGAGCGGCGCAGCGCGCTGATGCCCATCAACCGGAAGTACCCGCTGGGCGCGCTCATGGAGGCGGTCCGCCGCTACCCGCTGCCGCCGCGGCGCCGGATCACCATCGAGTACACCCTGGTCCGCGGCTACAACGACGAGTTGGAGGACGCGGGCCGGCTGGCGAAGCTGCTCGAGGGGCTGCGGGTGAAGGTGAACCTGATCCCGATGAACCCCGTGCCCGACAACCCCCTCGGCCCGCCGAGCTGGGAGGTCGTCGAGGCGTTCCATGATCGGCTCTGGGACGCGGGCGTGCCGACCTTCATCCGCCGACGCAAGGGCGACGACATCGCGGCCGCGTGTGGGCAGCTCGCGCTGGCGGGCGAGAAGAAGAAGGTCCGGGTTCCGCTGCCCACCGTTTGA